Within the Heterodontus francisci isolate sHetFra1 chromosome 28, sHetFra1.hap1, whole genome shotgun sequence genome, the region ATtgttagcccagtaacataaccattaaatGACCATAACCACGGTAGGGCCGAATCCTTTCGACTAATATTGTAATGGAGGTATTGCCAACAATATTGAGTATCACCGCCACTAGTAGCAttaacgcttgagatggcttggccatgtgagccgcatggaagatggcaggatccccaaagacacattgtacagcgagctcgccatttgtatcagacccaccggccgtccatgtctccgttataaagacgtctgcaaacgcgacatgaaatcgtgtgacattgatcacaagtcgtgggagtcagttgccagcattcgccagagctggcgggcagccataaagacagggctaaattgtggcgagtcgaagagacttagtagttggcaggaaaaaagacagaggcgcaaggggagagccaactgtgcaacagccccaacaaacaaatttctctgcagcacctgtggaagagcctgtcactccagaattggcctttgtagccactccaggcgctgcttcacaaaccactgaccacctccaggcgcgtatccattgtctctcgagataaggaggcccaaaagaaagaaagaaagtagcATTAAAGCCATGTCATCACCAATTATGTTGCACTGAAGTCACTGATGTAAGAGGAAGGTAAACAGCACTAATATGggcggcacagaggcgcagtggttagcaccacagcctcacagctccaatgacctggtttcggttctgggtaatgcctgtgtggagtttgcaagttctccctttaacCGCCTGGGTTTCTGCTGGGTCTTCCGGTTTTCTCtcactgccaaaaacttgcaggttgataaataaattggccattgtaaattgcacctagtgtaggtaggagaatggtggggaatggtagggaatatgggattaatgtaggattaatataaatgggttgttgttggtgggctgaagggcctgtttcagtgccgtatcactctatgacgctaatAAATGTTAGAGTAGTTTGTGAGTGACCTGCATAGAATGAATAGGAATATTTCCCAGGCGTCATAGATGTGAAGTATTTGATACAATGATTAGAAGGGAATTGATTACATTTTGTTTCATCCAGAGGATGGCTGAGTTCTGGAACACGCTGTCTGAAATGATGGCAGAGGTAGACACCGTCGTCGCAATGAAAAATATACAAGGATGTGCACCAGAAGTGTTGTAACATACAAGGCGAGGCatcaagagttggaaagtgggattcagCTGGATAATAACATTCCAGCTGGCGCAGATGCAATGGGAGGAATGGTTGCTTTCCGTGATCACAATGTCTATGATTCTATTAGGAAAGCGAGAGTAGCCTCAAAACTGTTCCATCTAGAGTAGGGCCACGAGCTGTTATTTTATAAGGGGCCAAGTATCAATAATAGATACGAAGTCACCACCTTATTGTTAGAGTATAGTCACCACCAGTAATTTTAGAGATAGCCATCACCAGTACAATTAAAGCGGAGTCACGACCAGCAATGTTACAACAGGGTCCCTCCCAACAATGTTAAAGTAAAGTCACCATCGGTCACATTGGAGTAGAGTTAGAGCAAAGGCACTACCGGTAATGTTTTCGGATGAGACAtttaactgaggccctatctgcgatcttagttggatataaaagatctcatggtactattttgaagaagagcattggAGTTATCTACGGTGGCCTGGACAATCTTTATCCCTCTagtacatcacaaaaaacagattacccAGTTatgatcacattgctatttgtgggagtttgctgagtGGAATTTGGCTGCTGTTTTTCCtctattaaaacagtgactacttcattggctgtaaagtgctttgagacattcagTTGTTGTgacaagtgctatataaatgcaagcctttccttTTACTTCCTTTCACCATCAGTAATAGCAGCTTCTGAGCAGCCTAGTAATGTTTGATTAGCAGTCATTAAAGGTAATGTTTGAGTTGGATGACCACCATTAATGCTACAGTCGGGTCATCAGAAACACGCCAAGACTTGGGTCAACACCAGAAATGGTAAAGAATGGTCACCAACATTAATGTTAGAGTCGTGTCACTATCAGTAAATGTAGAATGCAGACACTATTTGTAACGTTAGGTTAAGATCACCATCAGTAATGTTACATTAGGATTGTCATCATTCATATGAGAACCGATTCAGCACCAGGAGCGTTAGACTAGAGTCATCACTATTCATCAtcacaatgtttttttttaattcattcatgggatgtgggactctggccaggccagcatttattgtttctcacgaactgcccttgaggaggtggtggtgagctgccttcttcaactggtgcagtccatgtggggtaggtacaccaatagtgctgttaggaagtgagttccaggattttgacccagcgacagtgaaagaatggtgatatagtcctaagtcaggatggtgtatgacttggaggggaacttgtaggtggtggtgttcccatgcattttcttcccttgtcattctagttggtagaggtcgtgggtttggaaggtgctgtctaaggagccttggtgcattgctgcagtacatcttgtagatggcacacactgctgccactgtgcgtcagcggtggagggagtgaatgtttgtagatggggtgccaaacaagcgggctgctttgtcctggatagcgtggagcttcttcagtgttgttgaagctacacccatccaggcaagtggagagtattcgatcacactcctgacttgtgccttgtagatggtggacaagctttggagagtcagttactccctgcaggattcctagcctgtgacctgctcttgtagccacggtaattatatggctCCTCTCGTTCAAATGTAAAACGAATCTTAATGGTACAACGCTTGAGTGTATATTTCACTGAATTATACCAGGCATCACGAGCTTAACGCAGTCTGTGGAGGGATATTCCCTGCAGGGATCACATTGCACGTGCACAACACATTCCTTCTGGGATTATGTTCCAATCATTGATTTTAATGGACGCAGTTTTGTAGACTGAGGTACACAGTTTCCCCACTGGCGGACCGGGTGAACTGAAGTAGGAAATTGTTTATTAATTGTTCGCAACAAATGTCATTTATTGTGTAACCTGATGGTCTCAGGAGATTATGGGTTGTTCTACAAAGGCACAGCATTCACGGTGAGCAGGTACACTCCATTCAGAATCATAAAGCCAAACAGAATTCACACAGTCGATTATAAAATGAGGCCAATAATTCAACAGATAAAGGAAATTTACTATCCTCTTCTCGCAACCTTTGGTGTTCCCGGTAAGTCGGTGCACTTTGTTGTTGAATATTTGTTGGCTTTCTCTCTGTTTGTGATCACGCAACAGATTTCGAAATTGTCCAAATTGCAGAGGCATTTATCTCCCGTGAAAAGTAAGTGATTATAACTGGTAATCCAACAAGTCACCACAGTTGGTGAGACGCTGTTCTGGTCTGTTCTTGTTAATTATCTCACTTTTCCCGTTGTTCCCTCTCTATTTCACGTCGTTAATTTTAAGATTGCAGTCACCTTCCCTCAAAAGAGGACGCGAACAGATATTTAGAGAAATAATTGTTGCTCTGGAAGCAGGTATGGTTCCCTCTGCTGAATTGAAccttcgaggtttacaaagttatgagtggcatggacagagtggatcgtcagaagcttttcttagggtagaagagtcagttactaggggacataggttaaaggtgctcggggcaaagtttagaggggatgtgcgaggcaagttttttaaacagagggtggtgagtgcctggaacttgctgcctcgggaggtggtggaagcaggtacgatagcgacgtttaagaagcatcttgacaaaaacatgaataggatgggaatagaatgatacggaccctggaagtgcagaagattttagtttagacaggcatcaagatcggcgcaggcttggagggctgaatggcctgttcctgtgctgtactgttcgttttTCTTTCGTGAATATTTGTACCACTGGCAAATGTTTTATTTGAATTTAGATATTTCCATTAAATGCTGTGAAATTATATTTCATGCGTGACAAGAACTGACTGAAGTCTGTGGAACAATATTTAGTCCCTCTATATTGAGTTTCAACCACATGTTTCTTTTAAATAATGTGTCAAGAGTCACCCATACATATATATATCGATATATAATATAGATATGCAAGTAAATTATTCATTTTAATAATCCTCTGTAGGGACGCATCTGAACATTTTTCCACAATATACTATGAACATTATCTAAGTGTCCCCGTTAATTATCTCGCTGCCTTTTTTCTTACAGCGAACCTACTGACAATCGTGACTCTCTGCAAAGGAAAGTGCGGACTTTCCAAATGTATCTCCTTCTACATGGTGGCGATGGCAGCGGCAGATCTGCTGGTCCTGATCTTCCATGTGATAGTGAAGCATATTTTCAGTTATCACTTTCCACAGTTTTTCCTGTCCTATACCGCCGTTTGCAAATTAATTGTGTACTTGAATTGTATCACCCTAGATACGTCTGTGTGGCTTACAGTCTCGTTCACATTTGACCGATTTATTGCAATATGTTGTGTGAAGTTGAAAACAAAGTATTGCACAGGGAGAAATGCAGCCTCGGTTATAACAGCCATTACTGTTCTTCTCTGTTTGAGCGACATTCCCTTTTGGTTTGCATATGAACAAGAGAGAATAATTAACAATGTTTCCTGGGGTTGCCGCTCCAGAGTGGAGTTTGTTTTATCACCAGCGGGTGTAGCGTTCTCTTGGTTTCAAAGTATTTTACTTCCTTGGCTTCCTTTTGTTTTGATATTAGTGTTTAATTGTTTGACAGTCAGACGTATTCTCGTAGCCAATAGAGCCCGcaagagactccgggctcacaacgGTGAGAATGGCAGTGATCCACAGATAGGGACCAGAAAGACCTCCATCGTTTTACTATTCATGATATCAGGCAGTTTTATTCTGTTGTGGTTGACAGCTGCTGTGAGTTTTGTAACTACCGGACTTACAAACACTGCTCATTTCAGAGGTGATTATGCAGCCCCTGCATATATCGCCACTGAAAGTGGATATCTGCTCATGTATctgagttcctgcacaaacacgtgCATTTATGCAGCGACCCAAACTAAATTCAGGAAAGAGTTGATGAAGGTGGTGAAATCTCCTCGGATAGTGATTCTCAAATTGATTCATAAATTGGAAAATGCACCTAAAGATTTCTCCCCGAACTAGATCTGAATTGCAGCCCCTTTTTTTCCATTTTAGAATGGGCGTCTCTCTATCCCAAGGAAAATGAATTAGATTAAATTACAGGATCTGTAAAAGTAAACAGATAGCAGGAAGCACCTTACGTTTCATTTTGTGCTCTGTGTTTGATGTCTGCTGATGTCCCAGAGTGAACATAATCGATTTTGATGAAATAGCACAATAGCAAAATTTAAAAGAACAATCATGATTGAGTTTCACCAAAGGTGTCGGTAGAACATGTGGGCATCAGCCTTAACTGCCTTACACCTCATGTACTGAAATGAAATGTACAATTTTAATTATCAGATAAATCATATTTCGTGCAGAAAAAAATGAAGGTTGTTAATGGACGGTGACATTAAACATCTCTGTTTACAGAGATTTACTTAAAATATCATCTGGGCAACAAAATATTGGAATATTCTaacagaggaacaggccattcggcccaacaagtccttGATGTCGTTTACCTCCACCGGAGGTAATAGTTATCCTCTCTGTGTCCACATGTGTTCAACGGATTTCTATTCATCCAGCTATATAATTTTAACTTGAATATTGATATAAGTTGTCTCTCACTGAATTCCATAACTTCATGACTCTCCAGCTAAGGTCCAAATCGCTTGCATTTATTCTTAAACCGATGGCCGATCGTTCTTGATCCTTCAATTAATGGAAACAATCTGCTTCAATCTATCCCCTCCTGAAACATTTGGATCAGGCAGAGGAAAATTCCAAACAATCgcctttagatccccagatgatttGATAGATAATATGAATGGGCAGAATTGCTTGGATCAGATATACCTTAGTCGATGTTTATGGGATATTGGAGTGTGGCAGAACTAAGTTGTGTGTGAAACCTTCATCATCTGATTATGCATCCTGCTGACACACCGCAGAACGAGTCCAGTCCAGGGTCAGTCATGCTGATAACAAAACTGCATGAAATGGTTGATGTAATTGTGGAGAATAAGGACATGTGTAAAATTAATAGCGAGAGATCTGCGTGACAGAATTCACCGAGACAGATACATAATACTGATGAGATATAGTTTAATATTGGATCGAAATATTCTGACACCAACAAACGTGCATTGTAAGGAATAGGACTAGGTAAGGTGGATAAGAATAACCCATTTTCTTTAATTGCTCAATCAACTAATCAGACAGGATAGATTTAAAGTAACAGGCAGAACGATCAGAAGGTGTTTAAGCCAAATATTTATCACTGATTGTCTGAAATGGCAGGAGAAGCAAATTCTCTCCTTGCATTAAAAATGCTTGCATATGCTCTtggagtgccgtaacctacaggatgATGGACCAGAAGCCAAGAATTGGGATTAGGATGGATAGTACATTTTGGCCAACATAGACATGAAGGGGCAAATGGCCTTCCTCTGTGGTGTAAATTTTCTCTGCTTCTATTTTTTTGAATCCGGATCCTTGACTCTcaattgctctctgaaatgactGAGGATTCAGTTAATATCAAGGCAATCAAGATCGACAATTAATTCTGGTCTTCCCCACGCCACCCGCACCCTGAAAACAATTTAAAGAAAACTTCACTGGTACACTTACGATACATTGTAAAtggtgttatggccacgtggtgaggggtatgtgtggttcccactattcaactTCTTCCTGATCGCAGCAAGCTTTTTGTTATTAGGGCTTCAccactttgtgttttatttgtcaaataaactgaCAGTGACACGTTGTTTTGTAGTTcctagtgaggtagttgatgcgttagttttaattttggaaaattaaatctaacgcatcaactatctttattcaaaaagggagggaggcaaacatcaggaaactacaggccaggtagCTTCACATCTggcatagggaaaatgttggaagctattattaaagacgttacagcagggcacttggaaaaattcaaggtaatcagggagagtcaacatggatttgtgaaaggggatATCATGTTTAATGAAGTTACTGGAGTTCTGGAAAAGGTAACATGTGCTGTAGGTAAagcagaaccggtggatgtactgtacttagatttccagaaggcattcgataaggtgccacatcaaaggtaattGCAGAAAAATAAAACCTCATTGTGTCGGGGGTGACattttggcttggatagaagattggctagctaacaggaaactgagagcAGGCATAAACAGATCATTTTATGGTTGACAAAATGTAAGGAGtgatgtgccacaaggatcagtgctggggcctcaacttattacaatttatataaatgacttggatgaagggactgaaggtctcgttactaaatttgctgatgacacaaagataggtaggaaagtaagttgtgaaaaggatgtAAGGAGGAgacaaagggttatagataggttaagtgagtgggcaaagatctggcaaatggaatataatgtggtaaaatgtgaaatcgtccatgttggaaggaagaatataaaagaagcatattatcgaaatggtgagatattgcagagtcttctggatgtcctagtgcatgaatcacagaatgttcatacacaggtacagcaagtaattaggaaagcgaaaagAATGTTATCAgttattgcgaggggaactgaatacaaaagtagggaagttatgcttcagttatataaggcattggcgagaccacatctgcagtacagtgtacaatattggtctccttatttaaggaaggacccaAATGTTTTGGAAGCAGTTCAAGCAAAATTTGTTACACTaagacctggaatgggcaggttgtcttatgaggaaaggctggatcggctgggcttgtatccgctggagtttaggagagtcagaggagacttgattgaagcatataagattcagaGGGTTCttgaagggtggatgtggaaaggatgtttccttttgtgggagaatctagaactcggggtcgctGTTTCAAATTAAGGGATCGGCCATTTAAGGCAGCAAtggagagaatttttttttctctcaggctcGAGAATCTTTGGCACTCTCTTGCTAAAAAAGAAGtgaaagcaaagtctttgaatattttcaaggcagaggtagagagattcttgataagaaaggggatgaaaggttattgggattaGGCAGGAATGCGGAGTTAAGggtacaatctgatcagccatgatcttgttgaatggcgtggCAGGCTCAAGGAATCGAGTGGAAACCTaaatatctgtctgtctctctcccctcccccaaaaatctaattaacagagcagaaaagctgctgtaatttaaaacctggaggggccactttggataatgaccatttaacactaattgtattaaatgtctttcactattcacctccagttaacagaccattctgaaaatgactgaaaatgtctcaccgcagttaccttgaaattctggcaaagattTTTTGCTGGAGAGGCTGGTTTGACTGCACTATAGACAGGTaggttttattcggtttttcaattccactgtgtggcaaagactgaaactagagccaggttcatGATGCAGCCAAGGGTACTTTTACAaccggtgacatttcacacaacaattctcacccatatttacagttaggtGTGTCAATGTTTGGACTTTTTTTGATGTTGTTGTATTGATGCATTAGCTTGTAATCAATCGAATAAACGATtttaacatttaccactttaatcaTACAAGGTTTTACAAAGCtgagaaatggccatttaacacaaacggTATTAAAGAtcatccacttttcacctcccatttATATAAAGCTTCaggataaagacctccacattctgacaaagagtttttgctgctgtaataaagtgtcacttgtttcccttggctTCCTGACTGTTTCGTTCCTCTGCACTccggggggattcagagggatttttgttcagcacctgtccacattcaggaggttccagctcctctgcagttgctgtcctggagaaattaattgcattcgaaatctttccctcagtttggagacatgaggagagactgtttacactagcagaggggagaaacaaatagacaGGGAATTGTTCTGTTTTGGAAGTCAcactctgacaggtttctgaaagcagattcaatattaactttcaaaagacaatcggatcaaaacttcaatttctCTGAgtcatagtagagaagataccagctcacaaagagaaatgagagagagggagagacactgagagagcgagatgtcataacgttagtgatgaagaactcaacacaacatagttcagagagtttttatttataaatgattgTTTGTTCTATTTGATGTTATTGTTTATTTATACATTATCGttaatcaatcaaaataattttccagacagcaaccagtttaatgttacaagtgtacaTAGTAAGAAAACAGCCATttgacacaaattgtattgaaattattttattaagcatctcaagtttacataaagtaaactcctcaaacttgagggaactttcaaactctcaataacacagaatctcccatcagcaatggctcagcatttccatctgctggtgttcctgtctcgctgcagttatgCCCACCTCacgatcgccatctgctggtgttcctgtttcGCTGCAGTTACAGgcccc harbors:
- the LOC137345159 gene encoding probable G-protein coupled receptor 139 produces the protein MVSGDYGLFYKGTAFTVSRYTPFRIIKPNRIHTVDYKMRPIIQQIKEIYYPLLATFGVPANLLTIVTLCKGKCGLSKCISFYMVAMAAADLLVLIFHVIVKHIFSYHFPQFFLSYTAVCKLIVYLNCITLDTSVWLTVSFTFDRFIAICCVKLKTKYCTGRNAASVITAITVLLCLSDIPFWFAYEQERIINNVSWGCRSRVEFVLSPAGVAFSWFQSILLPWLPFVLILVFNCLTVRRILVANRARKRLRAHNGENGSDPQIGTRKTSIVLLFMISGSFILLWLTAAVSFVTTGLTNTAHFRGDYAAPAYIATESGYLLMYLSSCTNTCIYAATQTKFRKELMKVVKSPRIVILKLIHKLENAPKDFSPN